In Terriglobia bacterium, a single genomic region encodes these proteins:
- a CDS encoding cobyric acid synthase: VLRGFIINRFRGDRRLFDGGPQFLEKHTGRPCFGVLPYIESLRIDQEDSVALEERRTTPGACRVGVIRLPHIANYTDFNPLDSVPGVSVEYLPDANAGNPPDLLIIPGTKNTIADLRWLIRSGFRKMIAAALEQGGWVLGICGGYQMLGYRVSDPQQVEEGGTMEGLNLLPVETSLESAKITVQSEGLSFIGSAVRGYEIHMGRTKELKPATPFLTKDAGTTDGAVAGRVAGTYFHGLFENADFTRAFLTKVAESRRLEWRPPQLDYSKDKEYDKLAEVARQHLDIPGIHKLLESE, from the coding sequence CGTCCTCAGAGGTTTCATCATCAATCGATTTCGAGGCGATCGGCGTCTGTTCGACGGAGGACCGCAATTTCTGGAGAAGCACACTGGCCGCCCCTGTTTCGGCGTCCTTCCGTACATCGAATCGCTTCGAATCGATCAGGAGGACAGCGTGGCGCTCGAAGAGCGTCGAACAACACCGGGCGCCTGCCGTGTTGGAGTGATCCGCCTGCCGCATATCGCCAACTACACGGACTTCAATCCACTCGACTCCGTACCCGGCGTATCCGTGGAGTATCTGCCTGACGCCAATGCCGGAAACCCTCCCGACCTTCTGATCATTCCCGGCACGAAAAACACCATTGCCGATCTACGTTGGCTGATCCGTTCCGGTTTCAGGAAGATGATCGCCGCGGCTTTGGAGCAAGGTGGATGGGTCCTTGGCATCTGTGGCGGGTATCAGATGCTCGGATACCGAGTGAGCGATCCTCAACAAGTCGAAGAAGGAGGAACGATGGAGGGCCTGAATCTCCTTCCGGTCGAAACCTCGCTCGAATCGGCCAAGATCACTGTTCAATCCGAAGGTCTTTCTTTCATCGGATCCGCCGTGCGCGGATACGAAATACATATGGGCAGAACCAAAGAGTTGAAACCAGCAACACCATTTCTCACAAAAGACGCCGGGACTACGGATGGGGCAGTCGCCGGCCGCGTCGCTGGAACCTATTTTCACGGGCTGTTTGAAAACGCGGACTTCACGAGAGCGTTCCTGACCAAGGTTGCCGAAAGCCGGCGGCTGGAATGGCGGCCTCCGCAACTTGATTACTCGAAGGACAAGGAATACGACAAGCTGGCAGAAGTGGCACGACAGCATCTCGACATTCCAGGGATCCATAAGCTCCTCGAAAGCGAATAA
- the cbiB gene encoding adenosylcobinamide-phosphate synthase CbiB, which translates to MLQATTTEFVAGASLDLLLGDPSWIPHPVRGLGRIVAFVERPLRRVPNETFAGCLLAGSVVLAAAMVSWFTIYWIGPIASVYWIFTCLAVRSLDREAGKAIHALKAGDLNGARKLTGYIVGRDTEALSEREVTRAVFETVGENMSDAIVAPLFFLALFGVSGMVAYKAINTMDSMIGYKNEKYIRFGWAAARLDDIANYIPARITAALIVVTAACMRLRWRNALAAIRRDARLQPSPNSGYPEAALAGALGVQLGGLNYYFGRPSQKPFLGEPIEELQWRRFPQVRRLLYLVALLSYALVGLCFHIR; encoded by the coding sequence ATGCTGCAAGCAACCACAACTGAGTTTGTCGCCGGAGCGTCCTTGGACCTCCTGCTGGGTGATCCGTCGTGGATTCCCCATCCGGTTCGCGGCCTAGGACGAATCGTCGCCTTCGTTGAACGGCCCCTGCGGCGCGTTCCGAATGAGACGTTTGCCGGTTGTTTGCTGGCGGGCTCAGTGGTCCTGGCGGCAGCGATGGTTTCGTGGTTCACAATTTACTGGATTGGCCCCATCGCGTCTGTTTACTGGATTTTCACGTGTCTGGCAGTACGCAGTCTTGACCGGGAAGCCGGCAAAGCGATTCATGCTTTGAAAGCGGGTGACCTCAATGGCGCCCGGAAGCTCACCGGGTACATCGTTGGACGGGACACCGAGGCGCTCTCGGAACGGGAAGTTACCCGTGCGGTTTTTGAAACTGTCGGAGAAAACATGAGTGACGCCATTGTTGCCCCTTTGTTCTTCCTGGCGTTGTTCGGTGTTTCCGGAATGGTTGCCTACAAAGCCATCAATACGATGGATTCGATGATCGGCTACAAAAATGAAAAATACATCCGGTTCGGGTGGGCGGCGGCGCGCCTCGATGATATCGCCAATTACATCCCTGCTCGAATTACGGCCGCGCTCATCGTCGTCACCGCCGCATGCATGCGGCTGCGATGGCGGAATGCGCTCGCGGCAATCCGGAGAGATGCCCGTTTGCAACCTTCGCCGAATTCAGGCTACCCCGAGGCGGCGCTTGCCGGCGCCCTCGGCGTTCAACTCGGCGGCCTGAACTACTACTTCGGACGGCCTTCGCAGAAGCCGTTTCTCGGCGAGCCGATTGAAGAGTTGCAGTGGCGCCGGTTTCCGCAAGTCCGGCGGCTTCTTTACCTGGTGGCATTGCTGTCATACGCACTGGTGGGTCTATGTTTTCACATCCGGTAA
- a CDS encoding threonine-phosphate decarboxylase, with product MFSHPVRHGGKALMFARDRHVDYRDVLDFSANINPLGPSHKALEAIRQTVDLVGVYPDEYPVRLTQCLSERLEIPAGNILAGNGATDLIYFWIRAIRPLRATLIVPTFSEYRRALQSVGCDIETVELSAGDFFRLPATVNANGVVIVTNPNNPTGAYMPIDEMAEWIGQFDRSTQIFVDEAFVEFTGQPSLVGQLDRFPNLWILRSMTKFYALPGLRLGYLAGSGVCELFDKREPWQVNSLAEAAGIASLEDRSYEEATLQLAQRERIRLWEQLQDLNSIRAFPTAANFFFARCSSDDLLDQLLARLMESRILIRDCRNIEGLHGPHFRFGIKSRDENETLIRHFQHVERIQK from the coding sequence ATGTTTTCACATCCGGTAAGACACGGCGGAAAGGCGCTCATGTTTGCGCGCGACAGGCATGTTGATTATCGCGACGTGCTCGACTTCAGCGCCAATATCAACCCGCTGGGTCCATCTCACAAAGCTCTCGAAGCGATCCGGCAGACAGTGGACCTCGTGGGTGTTTACCCGGATGAATACCCCGTGCGGCTCACACAGTGCCTGTCGGAACGGCTGGAGATTCCCGCCGGCAACATCCTCGCCGGTAATGGCGCGACAGACTTGATTTATTTCTGGATCCGGGCCATTCGCCCGCTGCGGGCAACGCTGATTGTTCCCACATTCAGTGAGTACCGGCGCGCGCTCCAGAGCGTTGGATGTGATATCGAGACCGTTGAATTGAGCGCCGGCGATTTTTTCCGCCTGCCGGCAACAGTGAATGCAAACGGCGTGGTCATTGTGACCAATCCGAATAATCCAACAGGCGCATATATGCCGATCGACGAGATGGCCGAATGGATTGGCCAATTCGATCGCTCGACGCAGATTTTCGTCGACGAGGCGTTCGTCGAGTTTACAGGTCAACCGTCGCTTGTCGGGCAGCTGGATCGCTTTCCGAATCTCTGGATCCTGCGCTCGATGACCAAATTTTATGCGTTGCCGGGATTGCGTCTCGGTTATCTCGCCGGATCGGGCGTATGTGAATTGTTCGACAAGCGCGAGCCGTGGCAGGTGAACAGTCTTGCCGAGGCTGCCGGCATTGCCAGCCTGGAAGACCGGTCTTACGAAGAAGCGACGCTGCAACTGGCACAGCGCGAGAGGATACGCTTGTGGGAGCAATTGCAGGACCTGAACTCGATTCGGGCTTTTCCCACAGCCGCGAACTTCTTTTTTGCACGTTGTTCGAGTGACGATTTACTGGATCAGCTGCTTGCGAGACTGATGGAGAGCCGGATATTGATCCGCGACTGCCGGAATATTGAGGGGCTCCATGGTCCGCATTTTCGGTTTGGGATCAAGAGTAGGGACGAGAATGAGACCTTAATTCGTCACTTTCAACATGTCGAAAGGATTCAAAAGTGA
- a CDS encoding helical backbone metal receptor, with product MLWLMLFLALAPHRIVSVAPSITEILFALGAGDQVVGDTTYCNYPEAAKLKPKIGGYTTPDLEAILARRPDLVFMMKSRPDIAQKLRGTGIDVVELQPETLAGIFEEIQTVAAKIGVPEKGRDLVQSIDKEIHSGAVRPGARKPTVVFVVGRTPGTVADLVVVGHVSFLNELIEFAGGTNVFSDAVISYPHVGMEDIIHRDPDVIIDMGHNEMISESQKADVRQIWQKYNFLRAVKRGAVFPVSADYFVTPGPRVGQAVLDIRKLIGN from the coding sequence ATGCTGTGGCTGATGCTTTTCCTCGCGCTCGCGCCGCACCGCATTGTGTCGGTGGCGCCCAGCATCACGGAGATTCTTTTTGCGCTGGGCGCAGGAGATCAAGTCGTTGGAGATACCACATACTGCAACTATCCCGAAGCGGCGAAATTGAAACCCAAAATCGGCGGCTATACAACTCCCGATCTCGAAGCCATCCTTGCACGCCGGCCGGACCTGGTGTTCATGATGAAAAGCCGGCCGGATATCGCTCAAAAGCTCCGCGGAACCGGTATCGACGTTGTCGAACTTCAGCCGGAAACTCTTGCGGGCATCTTCGAGGAGATCCAGACCGTCGCGGCAAAAATAGGAGTGCCCGAAAAAGGCCGTGACCTGGTTCAGTCGATCGATAAGGAGATCCACTCCGGCGCCGTCAGGCCGGGCGCCAGAAAGCCGACCGTGGTCTTTGTTGTTGGCCGTACGCCCGGTACCGTTGCCGATCTTGTGGTTGTCGGTCATGTGAGCTTTTTAAACGAACTGATCGAATTTGCCGGCGGCACGAATGTCTTCAGCGACGCTGTTATCTCGTATCCGCACGTCGGCATGGAAGACATCATTCATCGCGATCCCGACGTCATCATCGACATGGGCCACAACGAAATGATCTCGGAAAGCCAAAAGGCGGACGTCAGGCAAATCTGGCAGAAGTACAACTTTCTCAGAGCCGTGAAGCGCGGGGCCGTCTTCCCGGTCTCTGCCGACTACTTCGTCACTCCCGGCCCGCGCGTGGGGCAAGCCGTGCTCGATATCCGAAAGCTGATCGGGAATTGA
- the cobU gene encoding bifunctional adenosylcobinamide kinase/adenosylcobinamide-phosphate guanylyltransferase, giving the protein MLTLITGGARSGKTRQALNTATETEPRIYMATAQLLDEEMSERARRHRAERGARWETIEEPFEVARRLQEIKGFVVIDCLTLWLSNWMLRDNAEVDSQIAGLCSVLKHIPYHAVAITNEVGSSIVPINAMARQFRDWSGLMNQQAAAIADSVILMVCGIPLKVK; this is encoded by the coding sequence GTGTTGACCTTAATAACGGGCGGCGCCCGCAGCGGCAAAACCCGGCAGGCGCTGAACACTGCAACGGAAACAGAGCCCCGCATCTACATGGCGACGGCACAATTGCTGGACGAAGAAATGTCGGAGCGCGCCCGGCGCCATCGCGCCGAGCGGGGTGCACGATGGGAAACGATCGAGGAACCTTTTGAAGTTGCCCGGCGTTTGCAGGAAATAAAAGGATTCGTCGTGATCGACTGCCTGACGCTGTGGCTGTCGAATTGGATGCTCCGCGACAACGCGGAGGTTGATTCGCAGATCGCTGGGCTATGTTCGGTACTGAAACATATCCCGTATCACGCCGTTGCCATAACAAACGAAGTCGGCTCGTCCATTGTGCCTATAAACGCCATGGCAAGGCAGTTCCGTGACTGGTCCGGACTCATGAACCAGCAGGCCGCAGCAATCGCCGATTCGGTGATTTTGATGGTCTGTGGTATTCCCCTGAAGGTGAAGTGA
- the cobS gene encoding adenosylcobinamide-GDP ribazoletransferase — translation MRAFLVGLQFLTRLPVRIKTPTAQNIADSYYFYPVIGFLTGLGAVLVHHAGALLFPSSFSIVLVLAFLVWITGGLHEDGLADVADGMGGGWTPEQRISIMKDSRIGAFGALALVLALLAKYSALTSMEPSRLDAAIVSAQILGRWTFLPMGYFNRWAREGLAAEFMKGLSFKAVAAGTALAVVPVVLLARIHGAVAMAAAIVLMAVLSVYFKRRIGGVTGDCFGATFQLVEVATYAVFLS, via the coding sequence ATGCGCGCATTTCTTGTAGGCCTTCAGTTCCTGACCCGATTGCCCGTACGGATCAAAACGCCGACAGCGCAGAACATCGCCGATTCGTACTATTTCTACCCGGTCATCGGATTCCTGACGGGACTGGGAGCCGTCCTGGTGCATCATGCCGGCGCACTGCTTTTCCCCTCGTCCTTCTCTATCGTATTGGTGCTCGCGTTTCTTGTCTGGATCACTGGAGGCCTGCACGAAGACGGCCTCGCCGACGTCGCGGACGGAATGGGAGGTGGCTGGACACCTGAACAACGAATATCCATTATGAAGGACAGCCGGATCGGCGCTTTCGGCGCGCTGGCTCTTGTGCTCGCTCTGCTTGCAAAATACTCAGCATTGACCTCGATGGAACCTTCGCGTCTTGATGCGGCGATAGTCTCGGCGCAGATCCTGGGACGGTGGACATTTCTTCCAATGGGATACTTCAATCGATGGGCGCGCGAAGGCCTGGCCGCCGAGTTCATGAAAGGGCTGTCGTTCAAAGCAGTCGCAGCCGGCACAGCCCTGGCGGTGGTGCCTGTAGTCTTGCTCGCCAGAATCCATGGCGCGGTCGCAATGGCTGCGGCAATCGTGTTGATGGCCGTCCTGTCCGTCTATTTCAAGAGACGGATCGGCGGGGTCACTGGAGATTGTTTTGGCGCAACATTTCAGCTGGTGGAGGTCGCAACCTATGCCGTTTTCCTTTCCTGA
- the cobT gene encoding nicotinate-nucleotide--dimethylbenzimidazole phosphoribosyltransferase — MPFSFPEIQRPGRELQPVVQKHLDSLTKPPGSLGRLEELARSFCVMRGSAEPVLNKRAVFTFAADHGVSQSGVSAYPREVTAQMVLNFIRGGAAINVLCRHYGIENVVVDAGVDYDFGGLEGLINRKIACGTQNFLERPAMTEDQAFRAIQIGIDLAKDYDLIGTGDMGIGNTTSSAAILSVLTGMRAEDVVGRGTGVDEDQMKHKANVIRDALERHKPDPARPLDVLAKVGGFEIGAIAGIIIGAASRRIPVVVDGFISGAGAMIAVSLNPACRDYLFFSHLSRERGHKRMLEFLDARPILDLDMCLGEGTGAAVAIDIITAATRIYNEMATFESAAVSRK, encoded by the coding sequence ATGCCGTTTTCCTTTCCTGAAATCCAACGTCCCGGCCGCGAACTGCAGCCTGTCGTGCAGAAGCATCTGGACAGTCTGACTAAGCCTCCCGGAAGCCTGGGACGCCTTGAAGAACTCGCCAGGAGCTTTTGCGTTATGCGCGGCTCCGCCGAGCCGGTGTTGAACAAGCGGGCTGTTTTTACGTTTGCCGCCGATCACGGTGTGTCGCAATCGGGCGTAAGCGCCTATCCGCGGGAAGTGACGGCACAAATGGTCCTCAATTTCATCAGAGGCGGCGCCGCCATCAATGTGCTGTGCCGCCACTATGGAATCGAGAACGTTGTGGTGGACGCGGGTGTCGATTATGACTTCGGCGGACTTGAAGGTCTCATCAACCGAAAAATCGCCTGCGGCACTCAAAACTTTCTGGAAAGACCCGCGATGACGGAAGACCAGGCTTTTCGCGCCATCCAGATCGGAATCGATCTGGCAAAAGACTACGATCTGATCGGCACGGGAGACATGGGGATCGGAAACACGACGTCGAGTGCCGCCATTCTCTCGGTGCTCACGGGAATGAGGGCCGAAGATGTCGTCGGGCGCGGTACTGGAGTTGACGAAGATCAGATGAAACACAAGGCAAACGTCATCAGAGATGCTCTCGAACGGCACAAACCGGATCCCGCCAGGCCGCTGGATGTCCTCGCAAAAGTCGGTGGCTTCGAGATCGGAGCAATCGCTGGAATCATCATCGGCGCAGCGTCGCGGCGTATTCCAGTTGTGGTCGACGGATTCATCTCTGGAGCCGGCGCCATGATTGCGGTCTCGCTGAACCCGGCGTGCCGGGATTATCTGTTCTTTTCGCATTTGTCGCGCGAGCGCGGACACAAACGCATGCTCGAATTCTTGGATGCCCGGCCGATCCTGGATCTCGACATGTGCCTCGGAGAAGGAACAGGAGCCGCCGTGGCCATCGACATCATTACTGCGGCAACGCGCATATACAACGAAATGGCGACGTTCGAATCGGCGGCCGTTTCCAGGAAATGA
- the cobC gene encoding alpha-ribazole phosphatase: MNLTTNDTTVWLVRHGLPEGVEGRCHGRLDVPLSAEGIVQARETAARLAEQDLSAVYSSGLRRAIETARILADRLRLDIRTMEGLAEIDFGDFEGMTYEDIQQQYPEAFESWMRHPAEAQFPNGESLSGLAARVNTVLDSLLSRHRNESIAVVAHSGVIRYLVGQALSMPKDQIFRLSQRYGALNRIRYSEHGPIVELVNG; this comes from the coding sequence ATGAATCTGACGACCAATGACACCACCGTCTGGCTCGTGCGTCACGGCTTGCCTGAAGGAGTCGAGGGGCGTTGCCACGGAAGGCTGGATGTTCCATTATCCGCCGAAGGGATTGTGCAGGCCCGGGAGACTGCAGCCCGGCTGGCTGAGCAAGACCTATCCGCGGTCTACTCGAGCGGATTACGACGGGCGATCGAGACCGCCCGGATATTGGCCGATAGATTACGCCTGGACATCAGGACGATGGAGGGCCTGGCGGAAATCGATTTCGGCGATTTCGAAGGCATGACCTACGAGGATATTCAGCAACAGTATCCGGAGGCATTCGAATCCTGGATGCGGCATCCGGCGGAAGCGCAATTTCCGAATGGCGAAAGCCTGAGCGGCCTCGCTGCACGGGTGAACACGGTGCTCGATTCCCTGTTGAGCCGGCATCGAAACGAATCAATTGCGGTCGTGGCTCATTCCGGCGTCATCCGGTATCTCGTTGGGCAGGCGCTCTCGATGCCGAAGGATCAGATATTCCGCCTGTCGCAACGCTATGGCGCCCTAAATCGGATCCGATATTCCGAGCATGGCCCGATCGTCGAATTGGTCAACGGATGA
- the bluB gene encoding 5,6-dimethylbenzimidazole synthase produces MSDFNDAERAAVYKAISLRRDIRRQFESTPVPKDVLIRILSAAHRAGSVGFMQPWDFILVEDRGTRQHILNSFVRERDRAAEFYDSQRKEVFLSLKLEGILESALNLCITCDRTRGGPHVLGRSSILETDLYSTCCAVQNLWLAARTEGIGVGWVSILDPLELARILGLPDNVVPVAYLCMGYVREFPPGPELERAGWRQRLPLSGLIHLDRWENKAGETWELKP; encoded by the coding sequence ATGAGTGATTTCAACGATGCGGAACGCGCAGCAGTTTATAAAGCGATCAGCCTGAGACGGGATATACGGCGCCAGTTCGAATCCACTCCGGTCCCGAAGGACGTCCTGATTCGAATCCTGTCGGCGGCACATCGCGCGGGATCCGTCGGCTTCATGCAGCCGTGGGATTTCATTCTGGTCGAGGATCGCGGGACCAGGCAGCACATCTTGAACAGCTTTGTGCGTGAACGCGACCGCGCGGCGGAGTTCTACGATTCGCAGCGAAAGGAGGTCTTCCTGTCTTTAAAGCTGGAGGGGATCCTGGAGTCTGCGCTCAATTTATGCATCACATGCGATCGGACTCGCGGGGGTCCGCACGTTCTCGGACGAAGTTCCATCCTGGAAACGGACCTGTACAGCACGTGCTGCGCTGTTCAGAATTTGTGGCTCGCCGCCCGAACGGAGGGCATCGGCGTAGGCTGGGTGAGTATCCTGGATCCCCTGGAACTCGCGAGGATTCTGGGTTTGCCCGACAACGTTGTTCCGGTGGCTTATTTGTGCATGGGATATGTCCGGGAATTCCCGCCTGGACCTGAACTTGAACGGGCAGGTTGGCGTCAAAGGCTGCCGCTTTCAGGCCTCATCCACTTGGACCGATGGGAGAACAAAGCCGGAGAAACCTGGGAGTTAAAACCGTAA